A genomic region of bacterium contains the following coding sequences:
- a CDS encoding 2Fe-2S iron-sulfur cluster-binding protein, translating into MPTFKLDEKEITVEPGTSILKAALAHGIEIPHYCYHPALTIAGSCRMCLVELEGSPKLVLSCATEVKEGMVVHTQTEEVRDARRSMLEFFLINHPLDCPVCDKAGECLLQDYTFKYGSAHSRMVEAKRERPPKDLGGNIILYRNRCVLCTRCVRFYEDVVGEPWLIVENRGYQSDISIFPGRGLTHKMTGNIVEICPVGCLIDKDFLFNARVWNLQRTRSICPGCSSGCNIFIEHKDNKIYRIRSRENQAVNGPWICDDGRYSYHAGEKDERVLAPHDKQGVRLSQEATLQAIAARLRPLLAAQELAEVGIAGSAHATVEDNYMLRRLFADGLGVRQILIDAPATAGSDTIYKSGFTLRADKSPNRRGAELALGSNRDLWEKLKEGGIRTLFMIGGPATSLTPEQHALLAKLDTLVVWSLAEDDLTRAADLVLPRAGYAEQEGTFVNAQGRVQRIHAALQPPTGVRPVWETVNALAALLQQPLPLTSAADLFNDLASRLPAFTGLSYFKLADVGIQLS; encoded by the coding sequence ATGCCCACTTTCAAGCTAGACGAAAAAGAGATCACTGTAGAGCCCGGGACCTCCATCCTCAAGGCGGCCCTGGCTCATGGCATCGAAATTCCCCATTATTGCTATCATCCGGCCCTGACCATCGCCGGCAGCTGCCGTATGTGCCTGGTTGAGCTGGAGGGCAGCCCCAAGCTGGTCCTCTCCTGTGCCACCGAGGTGAAGGAAGGGATGGTGGTGCACACCCAAACCGAAGAGGTCCGGGATGCCCGCCGTAGCATGCTCGAGTTCTTCCTCATCAACCACCCTCTCGACTGTCCGGTTTGCGACAAGGCCGGGGAATGCCTGCTCCAGGATTATACCTTCAAATACGGTTCCGCCCACAGCCGCATGGTGGAAGCCAAACGCGAGCGGCCGCCCAAGGATCTCGGCGGCAACATTATTCTCTACCGCAACCGTTGCGTCCTTTGCACCCGCTGCGTGCGGTTTTATGAAGATGTGGTCGGCGAGCCCTGGCTGATCGTCGAGAACCGCGGCTACCAAAGTGATATCTCCATCTTTCCCGGGCGCGGCCTGACCCACAAGATGACCGGCAATATCGTCGAAATCTGCCCGGTGGGCTGCCTCATCGACAAGGATTTCCTTTTCAACGCCCGCGTCTGGAACCTCCAGCGCACGCGGAGCATCTGCCCGGGCTGCAGCAGCGGCTGCAACATCTTCATCGAGCACAAGGACAATAAAATATACCGCATCCGCTCGCGCGAAAATCAGGCCGTCAACGGTCCCTGGATCTGCGACGACGGCCGCTACAGCTACCATGCCGGCGAAAAGGATGAGCGCGTGCTTGCACCGCACGACAAGCAGGGCGTCCGCTTGAGCCAGGAGGCGACGTTGCAGGCCATCGCCGCTCGCTTGCGCCCGCTGCTGGCAGCGCAGGAGCTGGCGGAGGTGGGCATCGCCGGGTCGGCCCACGCCACGGTGGAGGATAACTATATGCTGCGCCGACTTTTCGCGGATGGCCTGGGCGTGAGGCAAATCTTGATCGACGCCCCGGCGACGGCGGGCAGCGATACCATTTATAAAAGCGGTTTCACTCTTCGCGCCGATAAAAGCCCGAACCGACGCGGGGCGGAACTGGCTCTAGGCAGCAACCGGGACCTCTGGGAGAAATTGAAAGAGGGCGGGATCAGAACCCTTTTCATGATCGGCGGCCCGGCAACCTCACTCACCCCTGAACAGCACGCGCTGCTCGCCAAACTGGACACCCTCGTGGTCTGGAGCCTGGCGGAAGACGATCTCACCCGCGCCGCGGACCTAGTCCTGCCTAGGGCCGGCTACGCCGAACAGGAGGGGACCTTTGTCAACGCGCAGGGCCGTGTGCAGCGAATCCATGCCGCGCTCCAGCCTCCCACCGGCGTCCGTCCAGTCTGGGAAACCGTGAACGCCCTGGCCGCTCTTCTGCAGCAGCCGCTGCCGCTGACTTCGGCCGCGGATCTCTTCAACGACCTCGCCAGCCGCCTCCCGGCCTTTACGGGTCTATCGTATTTCAAGCTGGCGGATGTTGGCATTCAATTGAGCTAA